From a region of the Branchiostoma floridae strain S238N-H82 chromosome 13, Bfl_VNyyK, whole genome shotgun sequence genome:
- the LOC118429094 gene encoding LOW QUALITY PROTEIN: RNA-binding protein with serine-rich domain 1-A-like (The sequence of the model RefSeq protein was modified relative to this genomic sequence to represent the inferred CDS: deleted 1 base in 1 codon), producing MFVVVVPSSGSSRSSSGSSSGSSSSGSSSGSSSGSRSLHLSLTCLFCVVPSSGSSRSSSGSSSGSSSSGSSSGSSSGSRSLHLSLTCLFCVVPSSGSSRSSSGSSSDSSFSGSSSGSSSGSRSLHLSLTCLFCVVPSSGSSRSSSGSSSDSSFSGSSSGSSSGSRSLHLSLTCLLLLSPAQGAPVAPAAPVLAPASLVAPVAPAVAQVPTSQSDVFVVVVPSSGSSRSSSGSSSGSSSSGSSSGSSSGSRSRSSSSSSSGSSSSSSSRSRTRGQQRVEKVSRRKTKSRSRSPRRVRKRSPTPKPTKLHVGRLTRNVNKDHLVEIFTVYGKVKTVELPVDRVNAHLSKGFAYIDFEEAEDAEKAMKHMDGGQIDGQEVTAAMVLPARPRRRPSPPRRPPMPPRWGRPSPPRFGGARRRSPIRRRSISPRRPRRSRSRSRSVGRRRHRSRSSSSSSR from the exons atgtttgttgttgttgtccccaGCTCAGGGAGCTCCCGTAGCTCCAGCGGCTCCAGTTCTGGCTCCAGCTCCTCTGGTAGCTCCAGTGGCTCCAGCAGTGGCTCCAGGTCCCTACATCTCagtctgacatgtttgttttgtgttgtccCCAGCTCAGGGAGCTCCCGTAGCTCCAGCGGCTCCAGTTCTGGCTCCAGCTCCTCTGGTAGCTCCAGTGGCTCCAGCAGTGGCTCCAGGTCCCTACATCTCagtctgacatgtttgttttgtgttgtccCCAGCTCAGGGAGCTCCCGTAGCTCCAGCGGCTCCAGTTCTGACTCCAGCTTCTCTGGTAGCTCCAGTGGCTCCAGCAGTGGCTCCAGGTCCCTACATCTCagtctgacatgtttgttttgtgttgtccCCAGCTCAGGGAGCTCCCGTAGCTCCAGCGGCTCCAGTTCTGACTCCAGCTTCTCTGGTAGCTCCAGTGGCTCCAGCAGTGGCTCCAGGTCCCTACATCTCAGtctgacatgtttgttgttattgtccCCAGCTCAGGGAGCTCCCGTAGCTCCAGCGGCTCCAGTTCTGGCTCCAGCTTCTCTGGTAGCTCCAGTGGCTCCAGCAGTGGCTC AGGTCCCTACATCTCAGTCTgacgtgtttgttgttgttgtccccaGCTCAGGGAGCTCCCGTAGCTCCAGTGGCTCCAGTTCTGGCTCCAGCTCCTCCGGTAGCTCCAGTGGCTCCAGCAGTGGCTCCAGGTCCCGCTCCAGCAGCAGCTCCTCCAGTGGAAGCTCCAGTTCCAGCTCCTCCAGGAGCCGCACCCGCGGACAGCAGCGCGTGGAGAAGGTCTCACGCCGCAAAACCAAATCAAG GTCACGGTCTCCCCGCAGGGTTCGCAAACGCAGTCCCACGCCCAAACCTACCAAACTTCACGTCGGGCGCCTCACCAGGAATGTCAACAAGGACCACTTGGTGGAAATTTTTACAGTATATGGAAAG GTGAAGACAGTGGAACTGCCTGTAGACAGAGTGAATGCACACCTGTCCAAGGGCTTTGCCTACATCGACTTTGAGGAAGCTGAGGATGCTGAAAAAGCCATGAAACACATGGATGGAG gACAAATTGATGGTCAGGAGGTGACGGCAGCCATGGTACTGCCTGCCCGCCCCCGGCGCCGCCCCAGCCCCCCGCGCCGCCCCCCCATGCCTCCTCGCTGGGGCCGGCCTTCCCCACCAAGGTTTGGTGGTGCAAGAAGAAG GAGTCCTATTCGACGTAGGTCTATTTCTCCCAGAAGGCCTCGCCGGTCCCGATCTCGATCCCGCTCCGTGGGCCGCCGTCGTCACCGCAGTCGGTCCAGCTCCAGCTCATCGCGTTAG
- the LOC118429650 gene encoding L-proline trans-4-hydroxylase-like, translating to MATCEYTYKAGEFDVSPQMKEDFARDGFVIVRNLLDAEEVEKLRQTVGGADGGMLSNAFESKDDTGRLVKVCLWKHPGNDVTGIIARSRKVAGTFEKLLGGEVYQYHAKVNIKKPQEGGAFVWHQDYGYWYNNGLLFPDMGTVFIAMDAADKQNGCLQVMRGSHRAGRIDHKRVGGQTGADPDRVQHLEKVLEVVHAELEAGDAIFFHSNVLHRSDANKSDRMRWGYLIAYNRATNDPVYEHYNASYTPLHMVDDSEIKRCTNMTDFSGKGFTDPADNKNISGVKVRGH from the exons ATGGCGACGTGTG AGTACACATACAAGGCTGGGGAGTTCGACGTTTCACCTCAGATGAAGGAGGACTTTGCCCGGGACGGGTTTGTTATTGTACG GAATTTGCTGGACGCGGAAGAGGTGGAGAAGCTTCGCCAGACGGTAGGGGGCGCTGATGGCGGGATGTTGTCCAACGCCTTCGAGTCTAAGGACGACACCGGACGTCTGGTCAAGGTCTGCCTCTGGAAACATCCAGGGAATGACGTCACGGGCATCATCGCTCGCAGCAGGAAAGTGGCGGGGACGTTTGAAAAG CTGCTTGGAGGAGAGGTGTACCAGTACCATGCTAAGGTTAACATTAAGAAGCCGCAGGAAGGAGGGGCGTTTGTGTGGCACCAGGACTATGG ATACTGGTATAACAACGGCCTGCTGTTTCCAGACATGGGAACAGTGTTCATTGCCATGGACGCAGCTGACAAGCAAAACGGGTGTCTTCAG GTGATGCGGGGGTCACACCGTGCGGGCCGCATCGATCACAAACGTGTGGGGGGACAGACAGGAGCGGACCCTGACAGGGTGCAACATCTGGAGAAG GTGCTAGAAGTGGTGCATGCAGAATTGGAAGCTGGCGATGCCATATTTTTCCACTCTAACGTCTTGCACCGGAGCGACGCGAACAAGTCGGACCGGATGAGATGGGGATATCTGATCGCGTACAACAGGGCCACGAACGACCCCGTGTACGAGCATTACAACGCCTCCTACACGCCGCTTCACATG GTTGATGACTCGGAGATCAAGAGGTGCACCAACATGACGGACTTCTCCGGGAAAGGTTTCACCGACCCCGCCGACAACAAGAACATCTCCGGTGTCAAAGTCAGAGGGCACTGA
- the LOC118429292 gene encoding proteoglycan 4-like — protein MEPAAEEAKNEPEKAEEKAELAAEEAKKETKDTEQKAQPAAEEARKETEKAEEKAELTTSAVVPESTTSPGILEPTTSAGVPEPTTLSVVPEPTTSTGLPEPTTSAGVSEPTKSAGVPEPTTSVGVPEPTTSAGVPEPTTSAGVPETTTSAGVPETLEGAPKPTTPAGDKKEPEPSVVDTKPTALNMATLIMPATDPSSVISEGEVEELRAVAKQLGMEKEVAGALQRMQQLAAEHKTLKVNIETLKKEEKTSGKQKRVGGAKKTPAVLPKGRSATEKEDKSPGGILATVKSHIEKLRPTGFKIPDKTRDQPPTEPKEPEGETPTGSVAPVPERKKKRKKKKKPKQSPQPLPKRSRYHQYAIAGAFHASVDSMWLEPSLDH, from the exons AtggaaccggcagctgaagaggcgaaaaATGAACCTGAAAAGGCGGAGGAAAAAGCTGAActggcagctgaagaggcgaagaaagaaactaaagatacagaacaaaaagctcaaccggcagctgaagaggccaGGAAAGAAACTGAAAAGGCGGAAGAAAAAGCTGAACTTACAACATCAGCAGTTGTTCCAGAGTCAACAACATCACCAGGTATTCTGGAACcaacaacatcagcaggtgttCCGGAACCAACAACATTATCAGTTGTCCCGGAACCAACAACATCAACAGGTCTTCCCGAACcaacaacatcagcaggtgttTCCGAACCAACAAAATCAGCAGGTGTTCCCGAACCAACAACATCGGTAGGTGTTCCAGAACcaacaacatcagcaggtgttCCCGAACcaacaacatcagcaggtgttcccgaaacaacaacatcagcaggtgttccaga AACATTGGAAGGTGCACCTAAACCAACAACACCGGCAGGTGACAAAAAAGAACCAGAACCGTCGGTAGTTGATACAAAGCCAACAGCGCTCAACATGGCCACACTTATAATGCCCGCCACTGACCCATCGTCTGTGATATCCGAAGGTGAGGTGGAAGAATTACGTGCAGTGGCCAAgcagctggggatggaaaaGGAAGTTGCCGGTGCACTGCAACGCATGCAACAGCTGGCTGCCGAGCACAAAACTCTGAAGGTGAACATCGAGACCTTgaagaaagaagagaaaacaTCCGGAAAGCAAAAAAGGGTAGGCGGCGCCAAAAAGACGCCTGCCGTATTGCCCAAAGGACGTTCGGCTACAGAGAAAGAGGACAAATCTCCTGGAGGTATTCTAGCCACAGTGAAGTCACATATTGAGAAACTGAGGCCAACAGGCTTTAAAATCCCTGACAAAACCCGTGACCAGCCACCAACCGAGCCGAAAGAACCAGAGGGAGAAACGCCTACTGGCTCGGTGGCACCCGTGCCTGAGCGCAAGAAGAagcgaaagaagaagaagaaaccaaaACAATCTCCTCAGCCTCTCCCTAAACGGTCTAGGTACCATCAATATGCTATCGCAGGTGCATTCCATGCATCTGTAGATTCCATGTGGCTAGAACCTTCTCTGGACCATTGA